CAACATCTACCAACCAGCCCAAGCCGCAGCCCTGACTGAAAGCCTGCAACTAGCAGGTAAACTTCCCTCCAATTGCCTCACACCGACTAACTACGGTATCTGTGCCACCGTAAATGGCAAATTTGTCATTAAAGCTCCTGATTGGGCTTATATACCGGAAATTCGGGCAACTAAAAAAGAAGTTTTTCGTAGTTATACACCCCAACTACAGGGAGATATTCCGGTTATCGTGATGGAATTTATTTCTGATACAGACGGAACAGAATATTCCATTAAACCAACTTATCCTCCAGGAAAATGGTTTTTCTATGAAAAAATCTTAAAAGTACCCAATTACGCTATTTTTGAACCAGATAGCGGCATTTTAGAATTTTATCAGCTAAATTTCAATACAGGTTTGTAC
The window above is part of the Dolichospermum sp. DET69 genome. Proteins encoded here:
- a CDS encoding Uma2 family endonuclease, translating into MIIATQAYQITWEKLPDDYILPDDPVDNIYQPAQAAALTESLQLAGKLPSNCLTPTNYGICATVNGKFVIKAPDWAYIPEIRATKKEVFRSYTPQLQGDIPVIVMEFISDTDGTEYSIKPTYPPGKWFFYEKILKVPNYAIFEPDSGILEFYQLNFNTGLYTLQNPNENQHYWIEEMNLFLGLWEGTRENLTSKWLRWWDEQGNLLLWGSELISQERQRAEKLAAQLRALGIEPEN